The following proteins are encoded in a genomic region of bacterium:
- a CDS encoding peptide-methionine (S)-S-oxide reductase, which produces MKTRVGYAGGKQPSPTYRRIGDHMETIQIDYDPGMVSYERLLEVFFGSHDPTWPSPIRQYASAIFTHDDEQARLAKEALATAGSRSRRPVSTEILSYSGSTATSAATGPLSSWSVRFPGWGFRPKRPAR; this is translated from the coding sequence CTGAAAACCCGTGTCGGTTATGCCGGCGGTAAGCAGCCCTCCCCGACGTACCGGCGCATCGGGGACCACATGGAGACGATCCAGATCGATTATGATCCGGGAATGGTGAGCTATGAACGCCTCCTGGAGGTGTTTTTCGGCTCCCACGACCCCACCTGGCCGTCCCCCATCCGCCAGTACGCCTCGGCCATCTTTACCCACGATGATGAGCAGGCGAGGCTGGCTAAAGAGGCTCTCGCGACGGCAGGCAGCCGTTCACGCAGGCCGGTATCCACCGAGATCCTTTCTTACTCCGGGTCAACGGCTACATCGGCGGCAACGGGTCCCTTGAGCAGCTGGAGCGTGAGATTCCCGGGCTGGGGCTTTCGGCCGAAACGGCCAGCGCGTTGA
- the glgP gene encoding alpha-glucan family phosphorylase has product MKIAYFTMEIGLRPEIPTYSGGLGVLAGDTIKSAADLGLPMVVVTLLSRQGYFTQELDKDGTQFEHPVHWNPADLLELLPERITVQIKGHTVHVGVWRYNVLSLTGSVIPVYFLDTDLEENSAEDQAITRHLYGGDRAYRLMQEVVLGIGGVRMLNELGHDIYKYHLNEGHSALLTLELLNWFRLDIRETWDEKAVWNTEAVRERCIFTTHTPVEAGHDRFSWDLVTDILGEPIPMDIFRELGGQDNLNMTLLALNLCNYVNGVAKRHGEISREMFAGYHIHSITNGVHSFTWTCEHFQELYNRYLPGWANEPELFVRVDHIPDEEIWNAHMAAKTKMIGRIEERTGIALDPDVLTLGFARRATSYKRADLLFSDMERLTRIGDGRLQIVYAGKAHPHDEPGKALIRRIFDHARTLAGKVTVVYLPDYNMEMACCLVSGVDVWLNTPLRPMEASGTSGMKAAHNGVPNFSVLDGWWVEGHIEGVTGWSIGPRFREENQGTYNGTGDVEDLYSKLEKTIMPLFYDDRAGWVSVMKNAIGKNAYYFNSHRMMRFYVTYAYLATHVHERGN; this is encoded by the coding sequence ATGAAGATCGCCTACTTCACCATGGAGATCGGCCTGAGGCCGGAGATCCCGACCTATAGCGGGGGCCTCGGGGTCCTGGCAGGGGACACCATCAAATCGGCGGCGGACCTGGGTCTCCCCATGGTGGTTGTAACCCTGCTGTCCCGGCAGGGATACTTCACCCAGGAACTCGACAAGGACGGCACGCAGTTCGAGCACCCGGTCCACTGGAATCCTGCGGACCTCCTGGAGCTTCTTCCGGAGCGGATCACCGTCCAGATCAAGGGACACACGGTCCACGTGGGTGTCTGGCGTTACAACGTTTTAAGCCTCACCGGTTCCGTCATCCCCGTCTACTTCCTCGACACCGACCTGGAAGAAAACAGCGCCGAGGACCAGGCCATTACACGTCACCTTTACGGTGGAGACCGGGCTTACAGGCTGATGCAGGAGGTCGTCCTCGGCATCGGCGGTGTCCGGATGCTCAACGAACTGGGTCACGATATCTACAAGTACCACCTCAACGAAGGGCACTCCGCGCTCCTGACCCTGGAACTGCTCAACTGGTTCCGCCTCGACATCCGGGAAACCTGGGACGAGAAGGCGGTATGGAACACCGAGGCTGTGCGTGAGAGGTGCATTTTCACCACGCACACCCCGGTGGAGGCCGGACACGACAGGTTCTCGTGGGACCTGGTCACCGATATCCTCGGCGAACCGATCCCCATGGACATTTTCAGGGAGCTCGGCGGACAGGACAACCTCAACATGACGCTCCTGGCCCTGAACCTGTGCAACTACGTCAACGGTGTGGCCAAAAGGCACGGAGAGATCTCCCGGGAGATGTTCGCGGGCTACCACATCCACAGCATCACCAACGGCGTTCACTCCTTTACCTGGACCTGTGAGCATTTCCAGGAGCTCTACAACCGGTATCTGCCGGGCTGGGCCAACGAGCCGGAGCTCTTCGTCCGCGTCGACCACATCCCCGACGAGGAGATCTGGAACGCGCACATGGCCGCCAAGACCAAAATGATCGGGCGGATCGAGGAGCGGACCGGCATCGCCCTGGACCCGGACGTCCTGACCCTGGGGTTTGCCAGGCGCGCTACCAGTTACAAGCGTGCCGACCTCCTTTTCTCGGACATGGAGAGACTGACCAGGATCGGCGACGGCCGTCTCCAGATCGTTTACGCCGGCAAGGCCCATCCCCATGACGAACCGGGCAAAGCGCTCATCCGGAGGATCTTCGACCACGCCCGCACCCTGGCAGGCAAGGTAACCGTGGTGTACCTGCCCGATTACAACATGGAGATGGCCTGCTGCCTGGTGTCGGGAGTCGACGTGTGGCTCAACACTCCCTTGCGTCCCATGGAGGCCTCCGGTACCAGCGGCATGAAGGCGGCCCACAACGGTGTGCCCAACTTCAGCGTTCTGGACGGCTGGTGGGTGGAGGGCCACATCGAGGGCGTGACAGGGTGGTCCATCGGGCCCAGGTTCCGGGAGGAAAACCAGGGGACCTACAACGGCACCGGGGACGTGGAGGACCTGTACAGCAAGCTGGAAAAGACCATCATGCCCCTTTTCTACGATGACCGGGCCGGGTGGGTTAGTGTCATGAAGAATGCCATCGGGAAAAACGCCTACTACTTCAACTCGCACCGGATGATGCGTTTTTACGTCACCTACGCCTACCTGGCCACCCACGTGCACGAGAGGGGGAACTGA